A window of Acidobacteriota bacterium contains these coding sequences:
- the ribE gene encoding 6,7-dimethyl-8-ribityllumazine synthase translates to MVKTIEGALSAKGFRFGIVVSRFNEFFSNKLLDGALDCLARHGADEKAIAVAWVPGGFEIPLVAKKMAESNKYDAVIALGALIRGNTPHFEYIAAEVAKGLAVTALETGKPVLFGVITTDTLEQAIERSGTKAGNKGFDAALAAIEMVNLYKAL, encoded by the coding sequence ATGGTCAAGACCATAGAAGGCGCCCTTTCGGCCAAGGGCTTCCGCTTCGGGATCGTGGTGAGCCGCTTCAACGAGTTTTTCTCCAACAAGCTCCTGGATGGCGCCCTGGACTGCCTGGCCCGTCACGGCGCCGACGAGAAGGCCATCGCGGTGGCCTGGGTCCCGGGCGGCTTCGAGATCCCGCTGGTGGCCAAGAAAATGGCCGAGAGCAACAAGTACGACGCGGTCATCGCCCTGGGCGCCCTGATCCGGGGGAACACCCCCCATTTCGAGTACATCGCCGCCGAGGTGGCCAAGGGGCTGGCCGTGACGGCCCTGGAGACGGGCAAGCCCGTCCTGTTCGGGGTCATCACCACGGACACCCTTGAGCAGGCCATAGAGCGCTCGGGCACCAAGGCCGGCAACAAGGGATTCGACGCGGCCCTGGCAGCCATCGAGATGGTCAACCTGTACAAGGCCCTGTGA
- the nusB gene encoding transcription antitermination factor NusB → MGIRREGRELALDYIYQLDLGVEDLASVLPLLERERRGSKRVRDFAKSLVEGVWTHREEIDALLRRHLLHWKLERLTRTDRGLLRLAAYEMVFDPEVPSKVAINEAVEIGKKYGGDESGKFLNGVLDAIHRASL, encoded by the coding sequence ATGGGCATCCGCCGCGAGGGGCGAGAACTGGCGCTGGACTACATCTACCAGCTCGACCTGGGCGTCGAGGATCTGGCCTCCGTGCTTCCGCTACTGGAACGGGAACGGCGGGGATCGAAGCGCGTGAGGGACTTCGCCAAGTCCCTCGTGGAAGGGGTGTGGACCCACCGGGAGGAGATCGACGCCCTCCTCCGCCGGCACCTCCTCCACTGGAAGCTCGAGCGTCTGACCCGGACGGACCGCGGCCTCCTCCGCCTCGCCGCCTACGAGATGGTCTTCGACCCCGAGGTCCCATCCAAGGTGGCCATCAACGAAGCGGTGGAAATCGGGAAAAAGTATGGCGGAGACGAGTCGGGCAAGTTCCTGAACGGCGTCCTGGATGCCATTCATCGCGCATCGCTGTAG
- a CDS encoding transglutaminase domain-containing protein, with amino-acid sequence MPFIAHRCSLVSLLLIVLGAAPSRAEEGVGWVSGWAQAAYRLDAPGAPAPPAVEVNGFRQEVLPEGGGWEIRVQVSAGPLGVRTPFAARPLPPSPQLPQAFRERLGRSLSASKRLDEALVAILETMRSALEYDEAAGFEETPEEVLRKGRASCIGFSRTARFLLDSQGLTSRYVIGLRAPASRELMRLEGGRLHAWLEVALPGIGAVYCDPLLSVGWVPQRYVALRAGDTLEPGDLQAYKGGRLVTRSTKDRLAFEPPQGGPCRLWARPNVAASTGGLIHGKFLGEGDRPLEGRARLEGDGLAVSMDLWEGNFFFRDLVPGRYGLVVESPGSKPLRASVVLGPMDKRFLVLYSQSLGEPGKRSTP; translated from the coding sequence ATGCCATTCATCGCGCATCGCTGTAGCCTCGTCTCTCTCCTCCTCATCGTTCTCGGCGCCGCGCCTTCGCGGGCGGAGGAGGGCGTGGGATGGGTCTCGGGTTGGGCCCAGGCGGCCTACCGGCTCGACGCTCCCGGCGCCCCCGCGCCTCCGGCGGTGGAGGTGAACGGGTTCCGCCAGGAGGTCCTTCCCGAGGGCGGTGGATGGGAAATCCGCGTCCAGGTTTCCGCCGGGCCCCTCGGCGTGCGCACCCCCTTTGCCGCGCGGCCCCTTCCCCCCTCACCCCAGCTCCCCCAGGCGTTCCGGGAGCGCCTGGGGCGCTCCCTCTCGGCTAGCAAGCGCCTGGACGAAGCCCTCGTGGCGATTCTGGAGACCATGCGCTCCGCCCTGGAATACGACGAGGCCGCCGGCTTTGAAGAAACGCCAGAGGAAGTTCTTCGAAAAGGGCGGGCCTCGTGCATCGGGTTCTCCCGAACCGCCCGCTTTCTCCTGGACTCCCAGGGGCTGACGAGCCGTTACGTGATCGGTCTGCGCGCTCCCGCCTCCCGGGAACTCATGCGGCTTGAGGGCGGGCGGCTCCACGCCTGGCTGGAAGTGGCCCTTCCAGGAATCGGCGCGGTGTACTGCGACCCTCTCCTTTCGGTCGGATGGGTGCCCCAGCGATACGTAGCCCTCCGTGCGGGCGACACCCTCGAACCCGGGGACCTTCAGGCCTACAAAGGGGGCCGGCTGGTGACTCGCTCCACCAAAGATCGTCTGGCTTTCGAGCCTCCCCAGGGGGGGCCTTGCCGGCTCTGGGCCCGCCCGAACGTGGCGGCATCCACGGGGGGGCTGATCCACGGCAAGTTCCTCGGCGAAGGAGACCGTCCCCTCGAAGGGAGGGCCCGTTTGGAGGGGGACGGCCTGGCCGTTTCCATGGACCTGTGGGAGGGCAATTTCTTCTTTCGGGACCTCGTTCCAGGCCGATACGGCCTGGTGGTCGAGTCGCCGGGTTCCAAGCCGCTCCGAGCCTCGGTGGTGCTGGGACCGATGGACAAGCGGTTCCTGGTCCTCTATAGTCAAAGCCTGGGAGAGCCAGGGAAGCGGAGCACGCCATGA
- a CDS encoding response regulator, with protein MSLGGSLEDLSLLDILQIVNVSRRTGVLRLTIPKSGVSYVYFHQGNLADIVGDFEERNFLGYFESTGLVEAGEIAEARRRAAGDPSRVLQRLLDTGALNPQLVEQARRLELARRLKFLTQQTRGEFAFFLTESEDPVGGEAPPPFCPLARALSPQVLLTQTLADSALADVAVPPRPPSPPPAPVSVPEVLPPTPPRPKPPAPAPAPPVLEDTKEPPRSPSDQAPAPPRTLRVSPPRNRLTVLLCADESTFRHLLKKRLIEHFEDVATAASFEDYSAACRRLLAEKRPFVSLVDLLMSTRSGEGYLGGLEVLQESVQSFPQVKVLLMTDLSDDALLGMARRHGASAILEKPGLARLRVDEFEKSIESFAKTFCDEVDRLVPPVEEEVVTFLHDLGAESPAPGDRIRDQLSLLKGLMGELASPKESSEISLLVLRLAAEYFDRAILFLVRREAYIGLGGFGETGDPELMMAKVRRLKIPSGAGSFLDGAVTDRLTVLKTREDLSTLDRDFTAAIGAIEPSRLAAIPMVSRGRVIALLYGDNGRGGEELPDLTGMEIFMAQAGLAMEKALLEMQIMNLKRSIPREIGD; from the coding sequence ATGAGCTTGGGCGGAAGCCTGGAAGACCTCTCACTTCTGGACATCCTCCAGATCGTCAACGTGTCCCGCCGCACGGGCGTCCTTCGGCTGACGATCCCGAAGTCGGGCGTGTCGTACGTCTATTTTCATCAGGGAAACCTGGCCGATATTGTTGGAGATTTCGAGGAACGCAACTTCCTCGGCTATTTTGAGTCCACGGGGCTGGTGGAAGCGGGCGAGATCGCCGAGGCCCGCCGACGCGCCGCCGGGGATCCTTCGAGGGTCCTCCAGCGCCTCCTCGACACGGGCGCTCTCAACCCCCAACTCGTAGAACAGGCGCGGAGGCTGGAACTGGCGCGCCGGCTCAAGTTCCTCACACAACAGACCCGCGGCGAGTTCGCCTTCTTCTTGACGGAGAGCGAAGACCCCGTGGGCGGGGAGGCCCCTCCACCCTTCTGCCCCCTTGCCAGAGCGCTGTCTCCACAGGTGCTTCTGACCCAGACGCTGGCGGATTCCGCCCTGGCCGACGTGGCTGTCCCTCCGAGGCCGCCCTCGCCTCCCCCCGCTCCGGTGTCCGTCCCCGAGGTCCTTCCCCCCACCCCGCCGCGGCCGAAGCCCCCCGCGCCTGCTCCGGCTCCCCCCGTGTTGGAGGACACGAAGGAGCCCCCTCGGTCCCCCTCGGACCAGGCACCTGCGCCGCCGCGGACCCTCCGGGTGTCCCCTCCACGAAACCGGCTCACGGTCTTGCTTTGCGCCGACGAGTCCACCTTCCGCCACCTCCTCAAGAAGCGCCTCATCGAGCACTTTGAGGACGTGGCGACGGCGGCCAGCTTCGAGGATTATTCCGCGGCGTGCAGGAGGCTCCTCGCGGAGAAGCGTCCCTTCGTCTCCCTGGTGGACCTGCTCATGTCCACCCGGAGCGGCGAAGGATACCTGGGCGGCCTCGAAGTCCTTCAAGAGTCGGTCCAGAGCTTTCCGCAGGTGAAGGTTCTCCTGATGACGGACCTGAGCGACGACGCGCTCCTGGGAATGGCCCGTCGCCATGGAGCCTCCGCCATCCTCGAGAAGCCTGGGCTGGCCCGCCTCCGGGTGGACGAGTTCGAAAAGTCCATCGAATCCTTCGCCAAGACCTTCTGTGACGAGGTGGACCGCCTCGTTCCTCCCGTGGAAGAAGAGGTGGTGACCTTCCTCCACGACCTGGGCGCCGAGTCCCCGGCCCCCGGGGACCGGATCCGCGACCAGCTCTCCCTCCTGAAGGGCCTCATGGGCGAACTCGCCAGTCCCAAAGAATCCAGCGAGATCTCGCTCCTTGTCCTTCGTCTGGCCGCCGAGTATTTCGATCGCGCCATCCTCTTCCTGGTCCGGAGGGAGGCCTACATCGGCCTCGGGGGGTTCGGCGAGACGGGGGATCCCGAACTCATGATGGCCAAGGTGCGGCGCCTGAAGATTCCCTCCGGTGCCGGATCCTTCCTGGACGGAGCCGTCACGGACCGCCTCACGGTCCTGAAGACCCGGGAGGACCTCTCGACCTTGGACCGCGATTTCACCGCCGCCATCGGCGCCATCGAGCCGTCCCGTCTGGCGGCCATACCCATGGTGAGCCGTGGGCGAGTGATCGCGCTCCTCTACGGCGACAACGGACGGGGAGGCGAGGAACTGCCCGACTTGACGGGCATGGAGATCTTCATGGCCCAGGCTGGCCTGGCCATGGAGAAGGCCCTCCTCGAAATGCAGATCATGAACCTCAAGCGCAGCATCCCCCGGGAAATCGGCGACTGA